A genomic window from Salvia hispanica cultivar TCC Black 2014 chromosome 5, UniMelb_Shisp_WGS_1.0, whole genome shotgun sequence includes:
- the LOC125189961 gene encoding uncharacterized protein LOC125189961, translated as MPMYAKFLKDVISKNKKWVDYETVSMSENCSAIIQKKLPAKLKDPGSFNISCVIGDDKHTKALCDLGASINLMPLSFFRKMKIGTLKPTRITLQMADRSVTYPEGIIEDVLVWVNDFIFPVNFVVLDMEEDRNVPLILGRPFLATGEALIDVSRERLPFEWVQKDQMVKPKVENISLPQCLFGPCGGSSHCKGRQKELKEVKDKKAEASSLPEFELISNDSMVKKIWWKKRLTISYLSRREEEANIPINGEVK; from the exons ATGCCTATGTATGCAAAGTTCCTAAAAGACGTGATCTCCAAGAACAAAAAGTGGGTGGACTACGAAACAGTGAGCATGTCGGAGAATTGCAGTGCCATAATCCAGAAGAAATTGCCGGCAAAGCTTAAGGACCCTGGAAGTTTCAACATATCATGTGTCATTGGTGATGACAAACACACGAAGGCACTTTGTGATTTGGGGGCGAGCATCAACTTGATGCCCCTATCCTTCTTTAGGAAGATGAAAATCGGCACTCTCAAGCCGACTAGAATCACGCTCCAAATGGCCGATAGATCTGTCACCTATCCTGAAGGGATCATAGAAGATGTGTTAGTGTGGGTAAATGACTTTATATTTCCCGTTAATTTTGTCGTGCTTGACATGGAAGAAGATAGGAATGTGCCGCTTATCCTTGGTCGGCCATTCTTAGCGACAGGGGAAGCATTGATTGATGTTTCAAGGGAGAGATTACCCTTTGAATGG GTTCAGAAGGATCAAATGGTAAAGCCCAAGGTTGAGAATATTTCCTTACCACAGTGTCTATTTGGCCCATGTGGTGGATCGAGTCATTGCAAAGGAAGACAAAAAGAGCTTAAGGAAGTGAAAGACAAGAAAGCAGAGGCATCGAGCTTACCCGAGTTTGAGCTGATATCAAATGATAGCATGGTGAAGAAAATATGGTGGAAGAAGAGGTTGACAATATCATACTTGTCTAGACGCGAAGAAGAAGCCAACATCCCCATTAATGGGGAAGTGAAATGA